CAGGAATACGACCCTTGCTCTCCACacctcttctttcctccctccctctggctCTGGATCCCCAATCCCTTCTCCTCTCCACCTCAGCATGGTTTCTTCACCTGCTCCCGATGTCCCACTCCATCCCCTGCCTCCCCCTCTATGGAGGAACCCCTGTGGGAGGACCCCTTGCCCCAGGCCCCCTGGGTCAGGGCCCATGCTCCTGCCTTTGATTCTGAGGTGGGGGCAGTAGTGAATGATTGAGCTGCCTGAGAGGAGTTGGTGCACTCTGGGTGTGTGTGTCAGGAcgccgggggtggggggcgggtgtGCGCTGAAGCAACATTGTTGAAGCGTGATGAGGAGCATGGAAGATTGTTGGGAGGCAATGCGTGGGTTTGCGTGAAAGCAGAGACGGTGCGTTGGTGTAAGAAATCAGTGCAGTGAGGAGTTGGCTGTTGACGAGATCAGGTCTGGCGTTCGATATGGGTCTCAACAAACATCTATTCAATGAATAATCGaggggatgaatgaatgaaaacaattaTTGAAAGAAGGGCTTGGGATCCAGCCTAGTACTATGATTTCATGGGGTACAAAAAGGAGTGTCAGCCTAAAGAGGGAGCAAGAGAATAATGAAGATTGCTGTGAGGTCCAAGAAAAAAGTCAGAATGGAATGTGAGAGAAAACTGAATGTGGGGAAGCTAATATTGGAATTGAGTGCAAGGGGCATAGAATCATGGGTAGGGTTGAGTGAAAGCAGGCGGTCAGGCAGACAGCTGTGGAAGTGGATGCGGGGAATAATAGTTGTGTATAGCAGAGTACAGGATGATACATGAGAGAGTAGTAATTGTTGAGGGAACACAAGGGTGCATGTGTATGCCTGAAGAAAGGGGGGTCTCTGTGGAGTGAAGGTAAGCAAGGAGAATAATAATTGGATTGCAAGTGTACAGGATCCATGCCAAGAGTTTCATGGAACAAGGCTAATGTGTGAGTGGGGCTTCCTGGGGAGGAGGCTACATGAGCAAGAAGGGAGGGTGCAACCTGATATCAGCAGTGAACAGGCTGAAGAAGAGTCCAGTCACCTCAGATGGGCTGTTCCAAGGGCAGAGGAAGCACTTCGAGGGTAGGGGATCATGTGGCCATTGTGGCCTCCACTCCTGGCTCTAGAACCATGGATCCCGATGAAATGCCTGCTGTGCCCTTTTGCCCCTCCAACTCCACCACTGGGCGTGAGGCTGCAGCCCCATGCGGGACTGACCTTGGCCCCAGAAGAGCTATAAGACACTGTGCCCACTGCCACAACCACGGTATCACTGACCAAGTCAAGGATGAGGAGCACTCTTGCCTCTTTGAGGCCTGCGAGTGTCACAAGGATGCCCTCTTCTCGTGAGTATGGTGTCTGACAAGGGCAGGGGAAGTGGGTCTCCTTTAAATGTGACTGACTTGAGATGTACAATCCTCCACTTTAGGGAGAATCCCACGGTCTTGCCTGCCGAGAGTGCCTTGAGGAGGGAGCAAGGGCGCCTAAACAAGCACCTGCCTCAAGGGCTGATAAGGAGTGGGGCCATCTCTCCCAAGGCTCACAGCCCTGTGAAGAAATTGGCCATTCAAGGAGGAGCCTTCAGTGAGTGTCGCTGGCCAGGGAGAGAGCCTGGGTTTCAGTGCAGGGAGCCTGAGTAGCTCTGTCACCAGTCCTACCTCTGAATTTTGACATGGCCTTGGGCGTTACTTCTCAGCCTTGGCTTCCCCAACTCTGTTATCTACCAAGAGTTGGTGGGAAGTGGAGATCTGGGGAGGTCAAAGAGGCCCATGGTGAGATGAGAACTCAGATTGGGGGTGAGGTAGAGTGAGATGGGGTCAGTGGGAAAGGCTCACCTAAGCTGTCCCCAGTCTCTCACATCTGGGGAGGAGAACATCATGCCCCAGCTGGAGGCCCACCCCTGTGCAACCGCCTGGGGAAGTAAGGAGACTCTGGGGCCACTGGGGGAGGATCCCACCTCAGCCACCACCCAGACCCCTTCTTCTGTGTCCTGAAGTCCTGGGTTCCATCTCTAACCCTACTGCAActtgccatgtgaccttggggagAAAGTACTTCTGGGCCAGTTGCAAGGTGACAAGTAGGACAGGTTGGTCTTCAAGGTCATTTCAGCTCTGACATCCTGGGCTCCTATCCCAGTCACAAAACATGCCCACGTCTCCTCCCCATGGCTTGCCTGGTACCTGACTCCAACCTATGCTCTCTGCTCCTGCAGGAAAGCTCCCAGGGTACTCTGCTGACAGACCATATCCCAGAATCTTTGTCTCCATCCTGGACTCCAGCAGCCTCGAAGATGCAACTGACAATTTCTCTTTCCAGGGCTTCCCTGAGGCCTCCTGCACTGCCCAGCGGGTGAGTAGAGTGAGGAGGACCATGGTGCTAGTTGTGTATTGTGTTTGGGTGCCCAACTTTGTGCCTGATGCCATGGGAGATAGATGAGGAAGTGGAGGCAGTGGCAgatgagcaggaggaggaggaggaggaggaggagcagaaacaGGAGGATGTGGAAGAtgagaaggaggggaggagaaggcGGCATCTCATACTCCCACATCCAAATATTACAAATGCCTGCCCCTCTCTATCTACTGGTAGTACGTGTCTGTCAGAGGCTTTAATCCCCCGgtctcttctttctttgcttccaGATGCTCAATTCTGATCCTCCAGCTTTGTGCCAACCTTGGCCCTCTTCTACTGCAGCCACAGATTCTGGGAAAATAGTGGGGTCCCGAACCCTGGCAGGGGCAGAGCTCAGTGAATGGGAAGAGCAGAAGGCCCAGGGGTGGGTGGGGCCTTCAGTGGAACTGGGGACTGAAGGGGCACTTGTCACACGAGGGGGGAGGTGTGGTTTCTCAGCTCCCATTCTCTCACACCCTTTCCTTTGCAGGCTCCCAAAGCTTGTGaccaggcctcagtttctgccTCAGAGTGGCAGCAGAAGCTGGAGGCGGCTGAGGCTCTGCTGAGTCTGAAACTCTCCCCAAGCCCCTTCTGGCTCCACTTTGCTGTTCCATCCCTGCATCGCACCGGGTAGCCTGGTCCTGGAAAGAGAACACAGGGTGGGGATAGTTGGGAAATGGGAGGGCGTTGTGGTAAGCAGGGCCTAACTGGGGACACACAGTCTCCTCGGTCTGATGATGCCGGAGATGGCAGCTGACCGTTGCTCAGTGAATCATTAGTTTATCAAGCTTTGTGCTCAACAGCAAATGTCCAGCACCCTGATGTCAagaaacaaggaaactgaggccctgagagtGGCAGTGACTTTCCCCAGGGCATGCAGCATATCATGTGCAAAGCAGGTGTCCtgactcccaacccagagcttgCTACCCAGCCCCCCGCAGGTCTGCTGTGGTCTGTGGAGGACATACACATAGGTGATAAAAGCCTAGTCTGGAAGGAGATCtggtccctgccttcatggagcttccAGTTAAGGTGTAGAGCCTGGGCACTTTCACAAGTTGTGTTCTTGGCTAAATCTCAATGATGAGCCTGGAGAGGAAGGACTAGAGGTAGTCCCAGGAGAGACAGATACCTGGGGAGGCTGAGCAGAAAGGCTGGGCACCCCCAGACCACAATAGTGGATGGGGTATGGTGTGTGAATGAAGCAGCAACCCTGGAGGGGTTGAGAAGGAGTGAGGCTAAAGAGGCTGCCAATCAAGAGGTCTGGCATGCTAGACCAGCAACTGTGGGTCGTGAGGAGCCAGGGACTGTCTGAGCCAAGGAGGAGAGTATTCAAAGGCCCTGGGCTTGACGAAGAGCAATGCGGTGGTTGTGATGGAGGGACTGGAGCAGGCAAGCATTGAGGTGGGCAGATCAGCAAGGAAGAGCTCCGTGCAATAGTCCAGGCGACAAAGCCTCAATTGGGTGGAATGTAAAGGAGGGAAGAGCAGGGAGGGGAAATGGATGTGACCTGGCCCTGACCCCTTCCTCTCTGTCTACAGCTCCTCCTGCTGAAAATAGAGGACTCCAGCGTCCTAGCCACTCTATCCGGCCCAATCTGGCCAGCTCCATTTCACTGCCTATAGGACATCTGGGGTGCATCTCCCTCTTGAGTTAGAAGCCCAGAGGACGAGGCCTCTATGCACAAGAGTACTGCCTATCTATGCGTTTGCACAACGTTTAATGTGCAAAATGCTTAACATCTTTTTTAAGCCTCATGTGCTTTTGTAAGCTTTCATACCTTTTTTATCATATGGGGGAAGTTCCTTGGCTGAGGGCAGATATTCTTGTGCCTGCATCTCAGAATCCCTTGGAGCCTGAAGCTGTTCATGTGTCTCATAAAAAACAGGTTGTAgggaggatcacgggaagatggcggcatgagtagttcagaggaaatctcctccccaaaacatatatgtttatgaaaatacaataaatacaactattcctaaaagagacaccagaggatgcagtacaacagccaggacacatctacatctgtgagaactcaacatcacacgaagggggtaagatacaagccacggccaggcgggacccgaatgctcccccaccccagaacccggcgggaagaaaggagtcagaaaggggagggaatgaaagcccaggactgctaaacaaccagctctagaaatccgcacccggagcaCAcatacaaggtgcatggggtgctggatattagagaaacagaaaagcaaaacctgtgggcaggtctccacaaccggcgcccctgagacaaaagaaaagcgagtgctttctgcaagtcttaaagagacagggaccccatagcgggacgaagtcgtcccggcacacttagccagcagctgagaatcccggggaaccttaggcgccctaaaccctggagaggcagtgcagctctgaagagcctcacagcactaagcagccttccagtcgttcctccaactggtgcggaccccgacacactggcccagtagctgGAGAGTGGTAGCACGTGCCGGGGGCGGCAGCAccggaagggaccgggagcagatcgcGTGCACCAACGGcgccagaggagaccaggagaggcttctGCGAGCCCGCAGTGGCGGCAACCGAACAGCCCGGGTACGGCATGCGCGTACcagcggcagtggagccagaggtgCCCAGTAGAGGCCCACATGGGAGAGCCCCAcgcgcacctgcagtggagccagagggagcaggcgtgctcccagcagccaaccggaatcccagcccaacgcacagctgcccaggccagacccaaaggctgctgctggcacacagctgcccagcaggggtgccgctatcacagaggagcgcacctggcatg
This DNA window, taken from Manis pentadactyla isolate mManPen7 chromosome X, mManPen7.hap1, whole genome shotgun sequence, encodes the following:
- the DMRTC1B gene encoding LOW QUALITY PROTEIN: doublesex- and mab-3-related transcription factor C1 (The sequence of the model RefSeq protein was modified relative to this genomic sequence to represent the inferred CDS: inserted 2 bases in 1 codon); translation: MDPDEMPAVPFCPSNSTTGREAAAPCGTDLGPRRAIRHCAHCHNHGITDQVKDEEHSCLFEACECHKDALFSENPTVLPAESALRREQGRLNKHLPQGLIRSGAISPKAHSPVKKLAIQGGAFRKLPGYSADRPYPRIFVSILDSSSLEDATDNFSFQGFPEASCTAQRAPKACDQASVSASEWQQKLEAAEALLSLKXSPQAPSGSTLLFHPCIAPGSLVLEREHRVGIVGKWEGVVLLLLKIEDSSVLATLSGPICWRVVARAGGGSTGRDREQIACTNGARGDQERLLRARSGGNRTARVRHARTSGSGARGAQ